TCTTCAAGCGAGGCAAACTCTGCGATTACCGTTGAGCCGGTAAAACCCGCTACACCCGGATCGTTGCTGTCCACCGCAGGCATTGGCCCTGCCGTCAGCAGACGCCCTTCATCACGTAACAGTTGTAAACGCGCCAGGTGCGCCGGGCGCACCGACTGACGCTTGTCCAGAGAATCAGCCACATCTTCCGCGTAAATGACATACAGCATGTCGCACTCCTTTTTATGAAACGGCAAGGTGAATAACGGTAGGTGAAAGCCGTCAGGTGTGCAACGCAAAGTTAAATGGCCTGTTAAATCCTTAACATCAGCGCGGGAATTTTCAGCACTCCGCCTGAGAAACGACGCAGAAGCGGGCTGAGTTGTTGAATATGATTGCTATTTGCATTTAAAATTGAGTTCTCATTCATTCAGTGAAACGACTATGACTTCAATGACCCTTGATATGCCTCGCCGTT
This sequence is a window from Cronobacter sakazakii. Protein-coding genes within it:
- a CDS encoding YciI family protein, whose protein sequence is MLYVIYAEDVADSLDKRQSVRPAHLARLQLLRDEGRLLTAGPMPAVDSNDPGVAGFTGSTVIAEFASLEEAQAWAEADPYIAAGVYKTVAVKPYKKVF